Proteins encoded by one window of Chroogloeocystis siderophila 5.2 s.c.1:
- the glgB gene encoding 1,4-alpha-glucan branching enzyme: MSMTIAPEQVERIVWNQHDDPFEVLGSHPIEQDGKTVWVVRAYLPNASAAWVIRPEARIEHQMHPVHHPHFFECTIDVSELANYQLKIKEGEHERVIYDPYAFRSPKLTDFDLHLFSEGNHHRIYEKLGAHLTEVDGVKGVYFAVWAPNARNVSILGDFNSWDGRKHQMRKGVTGIWELFIPEIKVGDRYKYEIKNFDGHIYEKSDPYGFQQEVRPKTASIVADLDAYAWNDAEWMEQRRHTDSLTQPISVYEVHLGSWLHAASTEPAKLPNGETEPVVQVSELQPGARFLTYRELAAKLIPYVKDLGYTHIEMLPIAEHPFDGSWGYQVTGYYACTSRYGSPEDFMYFIDQCHQNGIGVIVDWVPGHFPKDGHGLAFFDGTHLYEHADPRKGEHKEWGTLVFNYSRHEVRNFLVANALFWFDKYHIDGIRVDAVASMLYLDYCRKEGEWLPNQYGGRENIEAAEFLRQTNHVIFSYFPGILSIAEESTDWPMVSWPTYTGGLGFNLKWNMGWMHDMLDYFSMDPWFRQFHQNNITFSMWYHHSENFMLALSHDEVVHGKSNIIGKMPGDRWQKFASVRCLFTYMFAHPGKKTLFMGMEFGQWSEWNVWGDLEWHLLQYEPHQQLKRFMKDVNHLYRAEPALYTQDFGQAGFEWIDCSDNRHSVVSFIRRGKDPEDFVIVVCNFTPQPHSHYRIGVPEFGFYTEIFNSDAREYGGSNMGNLGGKWAEEWSYHNHSYSIDLCLPPLGVLILKLDGEKTAQALRK, from the coding sequence ATGTCTATGACCATCGCCCCAGAACAGGTTGAGCGCATTGTCTGGAATCAGCATGACGATCCGTTTGAAGTGCTAGGTTCTCATCCCATAGAACAAGATGGCAAAACCGTGTGGGTGGTGCGAGCTTATTTACCAAACGCGAGTGCAGCATGGGTGATTCGTCCAGAAGCACGAATTGAACATCAAATGCATCCGGTGCATCATCCCCATTTTTTTGAGTGTACGATCGACGTTTCAGAATTAGCAAACTACCAATTAAAAATCAAAGAAGGCGAACACGAACGAGTGATTTATGACCCGTATGCTTTTCGTTCGCCAAAATTAACTGATTTTGATTTACATTTATTTTCCGAAGGGAACCACCACCGTATTTATGAAAAACTAGGGGCGCATCTGACTGAAGTTGATGGTGTTAAAGGCGTTTATTTTGCGGTTTGGGCACCGAATGCGCGGAATGTGTCAATCCTTGGAGATTTTAATTCCTGGGATGGACGGAAGCATCAAATGCGTAAAGGCGTGACAGGAATTTGGGAATTGTTTATTCCAGAAATCAAAGTTGGCGATCGCTACAAATACGAAATTAAAAACTTCGACGGGCACATCTACGAAAAATCCGACCCCTACGGTTTTCAACAAGAAGTTCGCCCCAAAACCGCCTCAATTGTCGCCGATCTTGATGCTTACGCATGGAACGATGCAGAATGGATGGAGCAGCGGCGTCATACAGATAGCTTAACGCAGCCAATTTCGGTTTACGAAGTTCATTTAGGTTCGTGGTTACACGCTGCCTCAACAGAACCAGCTAAACTCCCTAATGGAGAAACTGAACCAGTCGTTCAGGTTTCTGAACTCCAACCAGGGGCGCGATTTCTGACTTATCGCGAACTTGCGGCCAAACTAATCCCTTACGTTAAAGACTTGGGCTACACGCATATTGAAATGCTACCGATCGCGGAACATCCGTTTGATGGTTCGTGGGGTTATCAAGTCACGGGTTATTATGCTTGTACTTCGCGCTATGGCAGCCCTGAAGATTTTATGTACTTCATCGACCAATGCCATCAGAATGGAATTGGTGTGATTGTTGATTGGGTGCCAGGTCACTTTCCGAAAGATGGTCATGGTTTAGCGTTTTTTGACGGTACGCATCTTTACGAACACGCTGATCCCCGCAAAGGTGAACACAAAGAGTGGGGAACATTAGTTTTTAACTATAGCCGCCATGAAGTTAGAAACTTTTTAGTCGCCAACGCTTTATTTTGGTTTGATAAGTATCACATCGATGGTATTCGAGTTGATGCAGTCGCATCGATGCTGTACCTTGATTATTGCCGTAAAGAAGGCGAATGGCTGCCTAACCAGTATGGTGGACGAGAAAATATCGAAGCTGCTGAGTTTCTACGGCAAACAAATCACGTAATTTTCAGTTACTTTCCTGGTATTCTCTCAATTGCAGAAGAGTCTACCGATTGGCCTATGGTATCGTGGCCAACATACACGGGTGGATTGGGCTTTAATTTAAAGTGGAACATGGGTTGGATGCACGATATGCTGGATTATTTCAGCATGGATCCTTGGTTCCGGCAATTTCATCAAAACAATATCACGTTTAGTATGTGGTACCACCACAGCGAAAACTTCATGCTGGCGCTGTCACACGATGAAGTGGTACACGGTAAGAGCAATATCATTGGTAAAATGCCAGGCGATCGCTGGCAGAAGTTTGCCAGCGTGCGCTGTTTGTTTACGTATATGTTTGCGCATCCTGGCAAGAAAACGCTGTTTATGGGGATGGAGTTTGGGCAGTGGAGCGAGTGGAATGTGTGGGGCGATTTAGAGTGGCACTTGTTGCAATATGAGCCACACCAACAGCTAAAGCGATTCATGAAGGATGTCAACCATCTCTACCGCGCTGAACCAGCTTTATACACGCAAGATTTCGGACAAGCAGGATTTGAATGGATCGACTGTAGCGACAACCGTCATAGTGTTGTTTCCTTCATTCGTCGTGGAAAAGATCCTGAAGATTTTGTCATTGTGGTATGTAATTTCACCCCTCAACCGCATTCGCATTATCGAATTGGTGTTCCAGAGTTTGGATTCTATACTGAAATCTTTAACAGTGATGCCCGCGAGTATGGTGGTAGCAATATGGGAAATTTAGGTGGTAAGTGGGCTGAGGAATGGTCTTATCACAATCACTCTTACTCAATTGATCTATGTCTACCACCTTTAGGTGTACTTATTCTAAAACTCGATGGCGAGAAAACGGCGCAAGCGTTGCGTAAGTAA
- a CDS encoding NifU N-terminal domain-containing protein, whose protein sequence is MQLLSIETTPSPSCIKLNLNESISTKALTLQQGVDQKDTPVLAQQLLTIENIQSVFLFKDFITLTRKGNADWQPILTQGGLTK, encoded by the coding sequence ATGCAACTTCTCTCGATTGAAACCACTCCTAGCCCCAGCTGTATCAAGCTCAATTTGAATGAGTCCATCAGCACCAAAGCCCTGACGCTACAGCAGGGAGTCGATCAGAAAGATACTCCAGTGTTGGCGCAACAGTTACTTACTATTGAGAACATTCAGTCAGTCTTTCTATTTAAGGATTTCATCACACTGACGCGGAAGGGAAATGCGGATTGGCAGCCCATTTTAACCCAAGGTGGGCTAACCAAATGA